One Dictyoglomus sp. NZ13-RE01 genomic window carries:
- the atpF gene encoding ATP synthase F0 subunit B produces the protein MFNFNVLTIFSSIVNLLVLAWIIKRYFIGSLLRIMEERKRKIEEAIKTAEEKLKEAEELRKRREERLAMARDEAAKIVDEAVKNADKLRQEIISKAEEEAEKIILKAHDIAKAERKRALETSREEIINLSKIIIKQFFAKYLPPSSEEEFLSYLVDSFDKFIMATSFNSLKEVKLVVPNNVNSNIINKIEKKLRNIIPGNWNFECEEDPSIVLGFKLFLGEYLLDHSLDYHLNQIYQHIRETENI, from the coding sequence ATGTTTAACTTTAATGTTCTTACAATATTTTCTTCTATAGTAAATTTATTAGTTTTAGCTTGGATTATAAAGAGGTATTTTATTGGCTCTCTTCTTAGAATAATGGAAGAGAGAAAGAGGAAAATAGAGGAAGCAATAAAAACGGCAGAGGAAAAATTAAAAGAAGCAGAAGAGCTGAGAAAGAGAAGAGAAGAAAGGTTGGCTATGGCAAGGGATGAGGCGGCAAAAATTGTTGATGAGGCTGTTAAAAATGCTGATAAATTAAGACAAGAAATTATATCAAAAGCAGAGGAGGAAGCAGAAAAAATCATTCTAAAGGCTCATGATATAGCTAAGGCGGAAAGAAAAAGAGCCTTAGAAACATCAAGAGAGGAGATTATTAACCTTTCAAAAATAATAATTAAACAATTTTTTGCGAAATATTTACCACCATCAAGCGAAGAAGAATTTTTGTCTTATCTTGTAGATTCCTTTGATAAATTTATAATGGCAACAAGTTTCAATTCCTTAAAAGAAGTAAAGTTAGTAGTTCCCAATAATGTTAATTCTAATATTATCAATAAGATTGAGAAAAAACTGAGAAATATTATCCCGGGAAATTGGAATTTTGAATGTGAAGAAGATCCATCAATAGTACTTGGCTTTAAACTATTTCTTGGAGAATATTTGTTAGACCATTCATTAGATTATCATCTTAATCAGATTTATCAGCA
- a CDS encoding ATP F0F1 synthase subunit C (Produces ATP from ADP in the presence of a proton gradient across the membrane. Subunit C is part of the membrane proton channel F0) — protein sequence MLGWIIIASIVTAGLSIALVGMFATRAQGNAASSAFESVARQPEAGDQINRMLLFALAFIETIVIFTLTISLILLFANPLLGRLQ from the coding sequence ATGTTAGGATGGATTATCATTGCTTCTATTGTTACTGCAGGTTTATCGATAGCTTTAGTAGGTATGTTTGCTACACGTGCTCAGGGTAATGCTGCTTCCTCTGCTTTTGAGAGTGTAGCAAGACAACCAGAAGCAGGCGATCAAATTAACAGAATGCTTTTGTTTGCCCTTGCTTTTATTGAAACTATTGTAATTTTTACATTAACTATATCTTTAATTTTACTATTTGCAAATCCACTTTTGGGGAGACTGCAGTAA
- the atpB gene encoding ATP synthase F0 subunit A, with amino-acid sequence MEEIGPREIARIGIFKITNTFISLQIVSILVLLISFWVSYKPTEEIRTRRQSLVEALIEMFQRYLGGFLGEEKAVKYFPFFSSLFLFILISNWSGLIPGFTSPTSDLNVTIGLAIGTIGYIQYVAIKEKGIDYLKSFISPSIIFLPINLLEQITRPVSLSLRLFGNITGEHIVLAIISFLAPLIVPVPIMALSMFMGFIQALIFTTLSAAYLAAVFEE; translated from the coding sequence ATGGAAGAGATAGGTCCACGGGAAATAGCGAGAATAGGAATTTTTAAAATAACAAATACATTTATAAGCTTACAGATTGTAAGTATTTTAGTTTTGTTGATTAGTTTTTGGGTTTCCTATAAACCTACCGAGGAGATAAGGACAAGAAGACAAAGCTTAGTGGAAGCTCTTATTGAAATGTTCCAAAGGTATTTGGGGGGATTTTTAGGGGAAGAAAAAGCAGTAAAGTATTTTCCTTTTTTCTCTTCTCTTTTCCTTTTCATTCTTATTTCTAATTGGTCTGGTTTGATTCCTGGCTTTACATCCCCTACTTCTGATCTAAATGTTACAATTGGTCTTGCTATAGGCACCATTGGTTATATACAATACGTTGCCATAAAAGAAAAAGGTATTGATTATCTCAAAAGCTTTATCTCCCCCTCAATTATCTTTCTCCCTATAAACCTTTTGGAACAAATTACAAGACCGGTTTCTTTATCTCTTCGTTTATTTGGAAATATTACAGGAGAGCACATTGTGCTTGCCATAATTTCTTTTTTAGCTCCTTTAATTGTCCCTGTTCCTATTATGGCTCTTTCCATGTTTATGGGTTTTATACAGGCATTAATTTTTACTACTCTTTCAGCCGCCTATTTGGCTGCAGTATTTGAGGAATAA
- a CDS encoding glutamyl-tRNA amidotransferase — MLSEKITKDYMEAMKNKDSFRAEVLSFLRSAIKYKEIELREKGKELSDEDIIDVINKEIKKRKEAIELYKKGERIDLAEKEEKELKILEEYLPKQLTEDELREVIDRIIKEVNAESIKDLGKVMKSAVSELKGRADNTIIRKIAEELLSKK; from the coding sequence GTGCTAAGTGAAAAGATTACAAAAGATTATATGGAAGCAATGAAAAATAAGGATAGTTTTAGGGCAGAAGTTTTAAGTTTCTTACGTTCTGCAATAAAGTATAAGGAGATAGAATTGAGAGAAAAGGGGAAGGAACTTTCTGATGAGGATATCATAGATGTAATAAATAAGGAGATAAAGAAGAGAAAAGAGGCGATAGAATTATATAAAAAGGGAGAGAGAATAGATCTTGCTGAAAAGGAGGAGAAAGAGTTAAAGATTTTGGAAGAGTATCTTCCAAAACAGCTTACAGAAGATGAACTAAGAGAAGTAATTGATAGGATAATAAAAGAGGTGAATGCTGAAAGTATTAAGGATTTAGGAAAGGTTATGAAATCCGCAGTCTCAGAACTGAAAGGAAGAGCGGATAATACAATTATAAGGAAGATTGCAGAGGAGCTTCTTAGTAAGAAATGA